The Eubalaena glacialis isolate mEubGla1 chromosome 3, mEubGla1.1.hap2.+ XY, whole genome shotgun sequence nucleotide sequence gagATTCATTAATGGCAAGGCCAAAACCAGtgtcccatcccacccccctgGAACTAGCACGTTGTGGCAGGGTCTAGGCTTCAGCTCTCCCCCCACCGCAGCCCCTCAGCACACTCACCAACATCGCACAGGTCCCCCCCATAGCCAGGCAAACATAGGCAGCggaccccctcctcctcctccaagcaCGTCCCACCATTatggcaggggctggggacacagtaacctgagagggagagaggagtgaGGTGGGGGGCCAGGGGAGCACAGCTCTGCAGCACAGGGTTCAGGGGTCCCAGCCCTGACCCCCTTGTCCTGGGGGCTATCACAGCACCCTAAATGTTCTCCCTGGAGCCTGCCTCTGGTCACAGCCCAGACCTGAGTTCTGGGTTTTTCCCCTCCTCACTGCCCCCCACTTCAGCACTGGCTCAGCCCAGTGCTGGTCATCGTCATGCCCACCAGTGTGGGCCATGTCTAACAGGCGCCGAGAGGAGTGTCCAGGAAGGCCTTCAGGGTTTAACCCCACTAAGGGGAAAGAGACTGGGCTGTCAGTCATGCGTCCTGAACTCTTACCTAGCTCCTGGATCTGCCGGGTAACATTAAGccagtcactttacctctctagGCCTAGAGTTTAGTCCCCCACCCCTTGTCATTGTACCAGGTCCTAGCACAGTTCTGTGTAGTCTAGGTGGGCTGGGTGGAACTGAAGGAGAGGAGAGTCACCATAGCAACAGTGAGGTGTGGCCTGCCATTTACTGCTTCTGGGACCTGATACTGGGGTGGCCTAGGAGGGAGCTAACCATTCCTCCTGCTGTCCCCTGGGCAGAGCCAGGCCCAGAAGCTGTTAGTGAAGATCCAATGCACTTCCCTCACTCTATGCCCTACTCCCTCGCCCCCCCAACCCATCCCAGGAATGGAGCTGCAGCAGCTCCCACTGTCTTGTAGCACTGGCTCCACACACTCTCTCAACATCATCCAACCTCTTTGCCTCCCCTTCTTATCTCCCAGGACTCTCCCCACTTACCAggctcccctttccccctccacTTGGGGCCTCCTGCAGGTTCCCCAGCCTAGAAACCCCTTCAGTCCATATTGTTCCTTCCTTCTGGCCCCCTCTCCTCCAGGCAGTCTTCTTGGACTAACACACTACTCTGAAGGCCTGCAATCTGTTGTCTAGATCCAGCTCCGTCTGGCTAGGCCATCTGCGTTCTCTTCTGGACTCTCTCTCACGATCTTGGGTGGCTGCCCTTAGACTGGGCCTAGGTGCTGAAGGGGCTGTCAGGTTCTACTCCTTTCTGATCCGGATGACCCAGAGATGATGGCCCCACAGACTGACAGAGCAGGTCAGGGTTCTcagcccagccctgggcaggATCCCTCAGACCAAACCATCTACTCCTAGCAGCCAAGGCCCATGCCCACAGTGCTTTACTCTGGCCCAAGATCCCACTGCCTGGTGGGGATCAgagcagaggtggggggaggagaagctGGAGGTGATTCAAAGAATTTTGCTGGGATGACCTAGCTGTTTTGGGTAAAATGAATCAGCTGTTCCAACACCACTCCCCCTGTCATCACCCCTTCTGCCAATAGTTTCTTTCAAGCTGGTACTGCTACCTCCTAGGGCAAAGCAAGGAGGGGCAGTGTTTTCTTTAACCCTTTAAGGACCAGATCCTACAGAGCGTAGGAGTCCTGAACCCCCTTCCTTTCCTCACACTTTCCTGCTCCTCCCGTGAtcctctctgctcctctctgTCCAACCCCCTAACCCTGGAGGCCAAAGACTCTCAAACTTGGTCCCTGGGGCCGTACCCAAGCCACAGGTCCCTCCCCCTGGCTGTGGGTGGCAGAACCTGAACCAGGATGGTGGGGGGCGGGTGTTGGCGGTGAAGGAACTCCTCTTGAGACTTTCTGGTCTTCCACCTCCCCCCTTTTGGATCAACTACTATACACAATCAAAAGGTTCTTCCTTCCTTACTGCTGCAATAGCAAGCTGGAGGACCTCTCACTCATCCCCCGGTGGGGTAACTAAGACACCGCAGATACTTCCAATGGTGCTCCTCTCCCACCAAAGCGCCTCCTCACCCCGCAGCGCTGAACTCCAAGGCCAGCTGGGCCGGGAGCCAGTAGTTGAAATGAGTGAGCCTAGGTGTGATGCAGAGCCCCCCTAGCCCACCCTGGGCCATCTAGGAGAATGGTCCTGGGACTACGAGGGTCCCAGCCTtctccagagatctccatttgGAAGCTCAACCTTCACTGAATAGATAGGGCTTCTTTCTCTCAGACCCCAGAACCTAACTGCCCATTCCTCCTCCCTCCACACTCTCCATCCTCCCCTCCTGATTTGTTTCTTCTCCAGCAATAGGAACTTTGAGATCCTTTGGGTTCAGGAAGGGTGAAATAGTGGGTGAGGGTGGTCATTAGTGCAGGAGttagtggaggagggggaggccatGGGCAGTGGGATGAAAGCGAGATATCATTCCCCTGCTGatatgtgggggaggggaacaggGCCTTGGGGCACCTGGACGCCAGGGAATGGCCTCCATGCTAAGAGGGACTTTCTCTGTCAGTCCTCTGTATGTGTGGCTCTAGATGGGAGCCATCAAGATGGATCAGAAATGAATACAAAGggacacgtgtacacacacacacacacacacacacacacacacgtgcacacactctGGGCTGCAGAGGTTTCTCTCCATCAGGAGTGAGGGACTACTACTCCCAGCACTCCCGCAGACTGACAGACAAAGACTTCTCTGGGGTAAAGTGTACAGTCAGATTTGGGATCTCAGCAGTCAGGAGGGCGGAGACAGGCCTGAGGAGAGGACAAGGGAACAGCAGGGGCTGTTAGACTGCTAGGACAGGAAAGGGTGCAGGCTGAAGATGGAAAAGGAAGAGGCACAAAGACACACAAAGACccagggggagaaagagagagacagagaaacacagagagagagatggcaCCAAAAAACCATCAAAGAGCTACCCAGGACACAACTCCATGGAATGAAAGGGGCAAACAGCTGGGGGTGGAGACAGAGGGTGCCAGAATTTTGGTTATAAAGCGGTTTAATAGAGATTTATTTCCAAGGCTTGTTTCCATGAAACAGTCGAAAAAAGTACTTCACAGAAGTAGTTGCTTAAGGCTCTGTGGGGATAAGGGCTCTCCTGGACCCCAAAGGTTGAGGGGTGGGCATGGGATCCCAGGCTTCCCTGATACCAATGGGAGGCAGCTGAAGGGAGGTGGCAcacaggagggggagggagcagtgGAGGATGGGCCTGGGCCTTGAAGAGCGCAAAAGGCAATGAGGGCACCCACTGAACAAGGCACGAGGGTCCTCTGTGGGGCCAGTGAGATGTGAGTCACAGGTAGAGAGCCGAGGGTAGGAAAAAGTTCCAGGTGTTTGGTGGTAGGGCTGGGGGTCACAGTGTGGATTTCAGAAACAGGGATAGGGTCACAGGGTGGGAGTCATGGAGTTGGGGGTTACAGGGTGAGGACTCAGAGAGCTGGAATGGAAGTCACAAGGTGGGGTATCCAAGATTGGAAGCCCACAGGTAGAGGTGGGTAGGAGAATGAAGGCAAAGGACAAGAGAATCTGGGGCAATGGTGGGTTAAAGGACTATAGGTCAGGTGATCCACAGCTGCAgcgggagaaagaggaggaggataaAGAGGGAGGTTGAGCCTTGGGCAAAGTTACCTGATGAGGGGGCCACGGCCACTCCACCATGGCTGGCACTGTCAGTGGGCAGCACCGGCTGGGCATGCACTGAAGTCCCTGCTGGGACAGTTCTTCCAGAATTCTCTTCAGAAGGGGTCTCCAGATCCCTGGTACCCTCAGGGACCCGTGTGGCTGGAAGCAGGGAAGGGGCATCCTCGGAGCTCCCTGTCTCCTCACTCTCTCCTCGAGGGACCCCAGATAGCTCAGGACCCCcagtctcctcccctctctctcttgcCCCAACCAGAGTGGAAGGTGATGGGGATGCCAGGTTCCCCTCCCTGGGAGTGGGCAGGGTCTCAGTGGGTGGTCCAAGGACCGTTGGAGGCCTGGGAGCCTCTGGCTCTCCATAGGGAGGTAGTGATGCATCAGGCTGCAGGACTGCCCTCACTGGTGGGGATGCCTGGGAGAGTGACTCCTCTGGAGCCagctcagtggggagaggggcctCTGGGTCCAAGCTGCTGAGCTCACTGGGCCAGGCCCACAGGGCCTcgtcctccacctcctcctcttcgtcttcctcttctttctcttcttcatcctggtatttctcttcttcctccaacACCTTGCTTTCCTCTTCTGAGGACCCCAGGGGAGGTACAATGGATTGGGTTTCAAATTCTAGGCAAAGCACAGATGATTCAGCACCAGGGACAGCACCCACCAGAggacaggaagaaggaaggggaaggggagaaaggcggggctggggagggtgagccctcagggagagggaagagcctGCCCTGGGGAGGAATTGCCTTTGCTCCACACCAGAAGAGTTTCAACTGGAGCTGCAATAGTGAGGCAACACTTGAGAAGGCTCTATGAGCTGTCATTAGCCCAGGAAAACCTGGTGGTTGCACCTCCCTCTCCCAGTCTGTTAAAATTCTCTGTTTATTTTGGGTAGGTGAGGGGgcggagagaccaaagaaaggaAATCCTTCTTTCCCAGAGGGCAGCTCCTTAGTCCAAGCATCTCCAGACCCAGCTATTTGGGAGTGGGATTTGCTGGAAAGGCAAATGTTAGGAGAGGAACAGGAGAGGCGCCTTGCACAACTGTGCTGCTGAGAGAGGACAGGGCAGAATCATGGCAGCGACAACCCCGGCCTCAACCTGGGCTTGCCCCTTCTGCCCCAACTTCTCCCAGGTGCGGACATCCCCAGGATAAGAGATTTGAGTTACCTAGGAGGGTCCTAGGGGCCTCTGCTGGGTCTTCTGGAGTGGAGCTTCCACCTGCTCCATCCTCCATAATGGGAATGGAGTAGATGGCTCCCCGGGACTCGCTCTCCACAGCTTCCTGAGGCAGCTGCAGTTCCTCCAGGGTCTCTGTCACTGTGACAATGGCTTCCAGTGCATCAGAGGCCAGGTCAGAGGCTGGGTTGGAGGCCTCAGGGATGGCAGAGGGCTGGGCAGAGTCTGTGGCAGGAGGAAAGTGCCAAGGGGAGATTAAAGCGGTGGCTCTGCCCTCACAGGCCTGCATGTGAGGGTTCTGGGTTAGACTCAGAGACCATGGAATTCTCTTAATTCTCTCTCATCTTCCCTATGGAGCACCCATGGGGCCCAGGGAGCACCCCGGGGCTTCACCACTCATTCCTCAAGCATTAATCAAGTGCCCGCTATGTGTCATGCTGAGCATTCTCCTGGGCACTGAGGATACAGTGCAGAGCAAAACAGCAAGCTTCCTGCCCTCAAGGGaatttatattctagatacagacaaacaaataaacatataatgTTACCATATAAAGAACAATTAAGTTTAGTAAGGAGATGGGAAGTACTACTTTAGATAGAATGGTAAAGGAAGGCTCAGGAGAGAGGTCATCCCTTGAGTAAGGAGATGGAGGCAGAAGGATGGACAGAATGGCCTCAGCACCTTGGGACCCTGGGTTTAGGGTAAGGTGTGAGGGATCCCAGTCATCCTAAGACTCTAGAAATGGAAGGGGACAGGCTGCCATCACCACAGGAGAGCTGAAGGGTAGAGTACAGGAAGGACATTCAACCATCACCACCTGATGATCTCGGTGTTGGGGCAAAAGGGCAAGTGGCCACCCCATCCTTCCAGGATCTGCTCTCTTCAAATAACCAGAGTTTTAGAATGAATTACCTTGTCCCGGGGGAAGGGAACCAAGAACAGAAAACCAGTGAAGCAAAGGTGGAATTGGGCTAAGAAAAGCCCTAAGGGCCATCTGTGTTCAGCCAGACAAGACAGGACAGCACATCCTGCCTTTGTCACCTGCTTCAGTGAGCCTTGCTCATACAAGACAAGCAAACCTGTGCCCTTGCCTGCCTCTGCCCTCCACCTGCTCCCAACCATAGTcatcctcttccttcccctcttctaCCGATTCAGttcctccttcaatttctttccaGAACAGTGCTTGGGACATAATTATAGTCAGTGCTAGAAgtgttagctactattattataattattatcatcatcaccattatctgTGTTCAAGTAAGTCTTTCCAGATGGACCTGTCTTCCTGTGGacttcccttccccatccctcccagCCTCAGGCCAAAGCCATCTGGAGATCTGTCCCAGGGGAAGTAATGCTTttctctcagtctttccttgtgcTGGGGGTGAAGCATTTCGTCTTTGGTCAGACTGGGGGCTCCCGTGGCAGAAACTGTGTCTTCCTCCTTCAGACTAAGGGCTCCTAGAAGGCTGTGTCTTCTCTTTCCAATTCTGCCTCCAGCCCTTGTACCAGTACTGCAGGCTCACAGTTGGGGCAGGGACTCCAATACTCCATGGCAATGCCTCCCTGATTGTCAGTCATCCTTGGCCTGGGCCCTGTGCCTCTGGGGGTCGCAGGCACTGCCTCCCCTCCAGCTCCCAGTACAAGATGTGAGCAGGAAGCCATCTCTACACCCAGCTGTCTTTAAGGACCTGCTCCCTGTGGGGGAAATTATGTCTGTCCCTCAATATTTGGTGGTAAAAATCTGTTACCTTCAAGCTGAAGGTTCTGGAAACCCCTCTGAAGCGTATTTGGTTAACTGGAGCAGATCATTCATTGGATTCAGAGAATGTCAGTCATCTCTGGTCTGCTCATGAGCTGACCAGAGATGGAGACATATTTAGCAGCCCAATAAGGGAGAGGCAGCTTTGCAACAGGAAGAGACAAGGCAGGGACTACTGGTGTGGAGGCAGGTGAGGAGATGCAGCGAGGTAAGCCCTCCTTGAGGCCACACAGACCAAGTCAGAGGGCACAACCAGAATTAGAACCCTAAGTGACAAGCTGAGCACCACCCAAAGCTCCTTGAGGCAAATGGCAAAGACCCAAGAGAAACTGGTCGGGGCTGGGGTAAGAGCGTAGGCCTCGACTCTGTCTCCCTGAGGTTGGTCTCAGCCTCTGCAGGGAGGTGGGCTCACCTCGGAAGCAGTAGACATTGAAGCGGCTGTGCTTGTTGGGGAAGCCGGTCTggttggggaagaggaagagagtctTGACACCAGGGAGGCCCCCACCACAGCGCTGGCTGGGTGTGACGATGGGGTAGCGCACACTGCCATCAGCCAGCCAGCCTGGGCTGCAGCGGTCCAGGCCACCATCCCAGGCTGCATACAGCTGGCCCGTGGTTGCAATCTTAGCACCCCGCTCCTGGCAGTACGCCCGTGCCTCCTCCAATGTCAGCTTGTCTGGAGGGGCCCCCAGGAACAGCTCTcctggggaggaagaagaggctgGGTTACCAGGAAGGGAGCTCCTTCCACCCTGGGCTCCCACAGAGACTCTGGGcaagcttctctgggcctcagtctcctcatctgcgaCATGCAGTCCATCACACTACTTTATAGGATCGAAGTCTTGATAGAACCTTAGGATGGATAATATTGCTCGAGGGAACCTGGCCCAACTTCCTAATTCTGccaagaaggaaactgaggctcagagatactAAAACGTAGAGAGATGCACAGCAGGTAACAGCAGAGTCAAACTCAGTCTCCTACCACCTGTCTGAGGCTTTGGCCATGAACTTGTCTCTATGACAGTGTTTGGAGGGAGGGACACTGACTGTTTCCTTACCGCTGGCTGCCCACTTAAATACAGGATGATAAAGGATGATAAGGTCCAGCAGAGGCCCAGGAGGACCTATGGGCAGCACTGGAGAGGGGGCTCTTCCCCTGGGAACTCCCTACCCCCAATCACCATTTAGTTCTTCAGCATAACAGTAGACATCATAGAGGTCATCCGGGTCCACCACTCCATAGTTCCGGACCCCAGGGAAGCCATCCATGTCTCCATAACAGGCCTCTCGTGGAGTCTGGATGGGATACCTGGGGAAGGGGTACAAATGCCTTCACCAGGGAGCCATCCCATGGTGACCCTCCTGAATCACATTGCTTTTCAGTGCAGCCAATTGTCCTCCTAGCTCTGCAGAAATGCACACCCCCCACCAGGGCGGGGTCCTAACCCACCCTCCAAAGACCAGCTTCAACCGCCAGAGGCAGGGAGCCCTATATGGCCAGCCTGAGGCAGCAGCAGGCAGCCCCTGGCAGAACCAGAGGCCACAGCCCTCCTCAGAAACAGCTAGAAgctcctgggccccagccccagcccacctCACGGTCTGGTCGGACAACCAGCCAGCATCACACTGTTCATAGCCCCCAAGATAGGCGGCATAGAGCTGCTCCGGAGTGGCGATTCGGGCTCCGATGCGGGCACAGGCCTCCTGGGCCCCAGCGAAGGAGAAAGCATAGCGGGCAGAGCCCTCCCGGTAGAGAAAGACGACCCCTGAGGGGCAGAGAGGATCCTGAGGCAGGATCACCCAGCACACtgacttccccttcccctccttgtCAATCCCCTGTATACAAAGAGTAAAGTCCAAATTGTGCCCACTCTACAGCATGAGGGGCTTCAGTTAGACTGTGGGTAGAACTTCCTCCAgctgaagagagaaaggaggtaaCAGAGGCCTGTAGCTACCCACTCCTTTTCCAACTCAGTCTGTGCCTTCTAGGTGTTTGCTTCCGCTTCAGACTGCgggctcccctccctctctccgggaacctctctccatctctgcccTCTCACCTTTGACCTTGACCTCCACGGCATCGCTGCTGTCGTCGATGCCGTGCTGGACCTCGCAGCGGTAGATGCCCGAGTCGTTGGGCCGCAGCTCGCTCAGCACCAGGGAGACATCGGTGAGTGACTCCGGGTAGGCAGGCAGTGCCACGCGGAACCGGTAGGCCTCGCTCACCTTGACGCGTAGCCCCCGCGCCACTAGCACCTCGGCCTCCCGGCCGCCGGACAGGAAGGTCCACTTGACCCGGGGGGAGCCCTGCGCGGCCCGGCGGCTTGGCGGCGACCGCAGGTAGTGAACGTGGCACGGGATGGTGAGGGCGCCGCCCAGCACGCCCTGCAGCGGCGCGTCACCCGCTATGCGCACGCGGAAAGCCCGGTCCTCTGTGGGCGGGCGGGGCCGGCTGGAACTTCGTGCTGTGTATCTGCCACGACCCGCCCCAGGGTTTCCGAGCCCCGCCCCAGGATCCCGACGCCCCGCCCTAGGATTCTCGGGCCTCGCCCGGGGGGTTTCGTAACCCCGCCCCCAGGAACCTGGGCTCGGGCCCGCTGAGTCCTGCAAACCCACCTCTAGGTCCCCCAGGCCCACCCCTCACGGTCTATAGACCGGTCCACAAAGTCTCCCAGTCAAATTCGCCCCCAGAGTCTCCCAGTACCACCCCAGGATtcctggcccccaccccagggTCTTCTAACCTCACCCCCTGGGTCCTGCAGCCTTGTCCTCAAAGTTTCCCAGTCTGTTCCCTTCAGTCACCTTTACGATTTCTCCCAAttccacctcccagccccattcATCGTGCCCCAAGGGTCTCCCATCCTCCACCCTGGAGACTGGCAGCCATGCACCTAGTGTCCCTCCCCAGCCCTACTCCCAAGATTCCGCCACCCTACCAGCGGCCCACAAATCATCCCTTATTTTCAAGTGTCCCTGCCCTGATCCTCCCCCACAGTGCTCCCAATTCTGTCTCCTCCCTGGGTCCCTCAAGGCTGACAGAGGTTGGTTAGGGCTAAACAAGAGGCTCCTTCCTACCACAGGGGAGATGCAGGAGACAGACAGTGACCCTGAGTGGGGTTGCTTACCTGAGCTGTCTCCTTCCAGAGCATCAGATAAGGCCGCAGGGACCCAGGCCAGAGCCAGGGTTGCCAGCAGGGGCAGAGATGGTAGGGCCATGCTGCAGGATGAGGGAGGGAATGGAGGAGGAAAGATGGGGTTAGACCTCAGGATGGACTTCTGACTCCCTACCACGTCCACATGGATCACACATATCCTGACTCCAGAAGCCCACTGCCCCCACCTCACTATTAATTAACACTGTTTCTGTCTCGCCCCAagggattcttatttatttatttatgtttggctgcattgggtcttcgttgctgtgcgtgggctttctctagttgtggcgagtgggggctactcttcgttgcggtgcgcgggcttctcattgcggtggcttctcttgttgtggagcacagcctctagagcgcaggctcagtagttgtggcgcacaggcttagttgctccgcagcatgtgggatcttcccggaccagggctcgaacccgtgtcccctgcactggcaggaggattcttagccactgcgccaccagggaagtctccccacCAAGGGATTCTTATTCAGAACCGAGACCTGGGTCCTCGTCAACTCACTGTGTGACTTAAAGCAAGTTCCTTACCCTCTTTAAGCCTTTGTTTTCTTACTTGTAAAGGAGCACCATTACTACCACCTCACAGGTTGTCATGAGGCTATGCGCTTTGAGAGTGCTTTTtatcctaaaacaaaacaaaacaaaaacaaaaaacaaacaaacaaaacaaaaaaacctgtacAAATGTATAGCACCCTGTAcacagtaagagctcaataaatgcttacagCATATAGCATGAATTGTGGGTGCTATTATCCTTGAGTctcctctgcccctcccagtaCCAGACTTCTTTGAACCTTCCTCCTCCCAACCTTTCCTTCCTGTCCCTTCCTCCCTGAGTACCATACCCACCTAGCCTCCTCTGGGAAGGCTTTCTAGACTAAACCCAGGCAATGAACAACATCTCTCCAGCCCAACCCCTCATTGACCTCCCCCCACTGCACCATTACTTATAAGGAAACTCTTCTCTTTACCCCCCAGCACCCTCCACCCCCTCATCCTTGGctgccttctccctccttcctcccagcctTTCCTTTCTGCCTGGCACGGGCTTTCCCACAGGATCTCCTGGCTCAGAAACCAGCTGGGACAAAGCCCCTGTCTCTGCCAGCCTGGCCTCCAtccagcctctccctccctccaccccagccccaggctggggGGTGGGCTAAGGGGTGTGTGTGAGAATAAATGAAAGGGACCATTTCCCTCCTGCCCTTGGCTATCAGAAGCTCTGAGAGCTTGAACTATTCTTCTGAAGATCTCAAAGCTCTTACACTCTCATAatggagggatgggggtgggacatTGAGAAATGGGCCCAgagagggattgaacctgagtccCCAGTGAAACCAAGTCAGGCACCAGGCCAGTATGCCCTCAGGAAGGAAGGCTGCAGAGCCAACGTCATCTTTAATGGTTGGCTTAGACTCAAAAGAGCATGGAGAGCCAAGGCTGCCATGGAATAGGCCAATGGTACAGCAAGAGAGATGAAGGTTAGACTGCAGGCGAGGCTTCCTAGACATCAGGCTTATTCCTACTGTCTACTCATTCCCACTTCAGGCCCATTGTTCCACTTCCATCTTCCCTGACCACTCAGGCTCTGCCTTTGTACATGTCCGCCCTTTTCTGAGCCTGAGCTGATGGGaaatttccctcttctcccaGATCCTCCAAAGGATCCCAGATCCTCCTAAGGATGCCTCCCCACCACGGTAACATCCATTTCCCCCATTGTGGCTGGGCATCATTCCCTCAAGGTcagaggtgggggaggaatggCAGAAGCCAGATGCCCAGGGCCTCTCTTCGACCTTTGAGAGGGAGGGGGTTCTTGATGGGGCCCAATCAGAGGGTGTGAGACCAACTCTGGGCATGGGAGCACTTGAGAGGACTGCTTTCTGGGGTTGGAGTGGGGACCATTTGGCATGAACAGCCAGTGCCTGCCGAGTGCTTGGGAGACTGTTTGCCATGCATTTGAGCTGTGCCAGGTCCTAAGCCAGACCCCTTTCTGGCGCCTTCCCTCCCCTTGCCCTGGGCTGGATCTGGAGCTACTCACAGCTCTCTGATGGGCGGCCCAGAAACCCATATAGTTGTAGCCACTCTGGGACCAACACCCTAGACCCCGCTTTTCACCTCTGTTATGCAAGTGGGGGAATGAAGGGAGAAAGTCTGAGTCTGATGAAGACCTGGATGCCCTGAATCATAGAGGGTATCCCACCCTCACCTGCAAGATTTGGAGTCACTGACCGGAGGGGCCAAGAGAGTGGGCCTGATTGTGTGGTTCTCACAGTCAGGGAGTTCTGCACACCTCCCAACCCCACACCAATCACACCAAGCTTGGGTCTCAGCCCCTTCCTGGTATAGCTAGGAGTCCTGAGAAAACTTAGGCATCCCCTCCTCTGGTACCAgactcagactcaaggatccaAGCCTTGGTCTCCAtagcacacacccacccacctccACTCCATCTTCTCATCCTCCAGAGCAGGACACACCACTTCATCTCTATCCTCAAGAGCTCAGCAGTCTTCCTGTCCCTTTCCCTGATGCCACACCACCCCTCTGCTACAGCCTCTGGATTTCTCCCCTTGTCTTGAGTTTCCCCAGCTGTTCAGGAAACTTCCCTCTTGTTACATTATCATTCCTGTCTGACCATGGATGTCTATCCCCTAACAGGCTTCAAAAACCCAGTGCACAGAGAATCAAGacc carries:
- the BCAN gene encoding brevican core protein; amino-acid sequence: MALPSLPLLATLALAWVPAALSDALEGDSSEDRAFRVRIAGDAPLQGVLGGALTIPCHVHYLRSPPSRRAAQGSPRVKWTFLSGGREAEVLVARGLRVKVSEAYRFRVALPAYPESLTDVSLVLSELRPNDSGIYRCEVQHGIDDSSDAVEVKVKGVVFLYREGSARYAFSFAGAQEACARIGARIATPEQLYAAYLGGYEQCDAGWLSDQTVRYPIQTPREACYGDMDGFPGVRNYGVVDPDDLYDVYCYAEELNGELFLGAPPDKLTLEEARAYCQERGAKIATTGQLYAAWDGGLDRCSPGWLADGSVRYPIVTPSQRCGGGLPGVKTLFLFPNQTGFPNKHSRFNVYCFRDSAQPSAIPEASNPASDLASDALEAIVTVTETLEELQLPQEAVESESRGAIYSIPIMEDGAGGSSTPEDPAEAPRTLLEFETQSIVPPLGSSEEESKVLEEEEKYQDEEEKEEEDEEEEVEDEALWAWPSELSSLDPEAPLPTELAPEESLSQASPPVRAVLQPDASLPPYGEPEAPRPPTVLGPPTETLPTPREGNLASPSPSTLVGARERGEETGGPELSGVPRGESEETGSSEDAPSLLPATRVPEGTRDLETPSEENSGRTVPAGTSVHAQPVLPTDSASHGGVAVAPSSGYCVPSPCHNGGTCLEEEEGVRCLCLPGYGGDLCDVGLRFCSPGWDAFQGACYKHFSTRRSWEEAENKCRMYGAHLASISTPEEQDFMNNRYREYQWIGLNDRTIEGDFLWSDGVPLLYENWNPGQPDSYFLSGENCVVMVWHDQGQWSDVPCNYHLSYTCKMGLVSCGPPPELPLARVFGRPRLRYEVDTVLRYRCREGLAQRNLPLIRCQENGRWEPPQISCVPRRPARALRPIKAPEGRQRRLLGSWKARLTPPPNPAPGP